The Humulus lupulus chromosome 3, drHumLupu1.1, whole genome shotgun sequence genome window below encodes:
- the LOC133824034 gene encoding uncharacterized protein LOC133824034 encodes MEDSICCDTIVFLSRQTLMANENNHAKVIIDEMLDEAYLHPSTFSLSDKIIEYARKMWNEDDFNFCVKVDVHVFVYDLPPQHDSDIDGDVDSEDYMDNMTINSVAASEQSIERLEKVLIKDDQIVCSICFENVHVGLKATKLPCTHTYHEKCII; translated from the coding sequence ATGGAAGACTCTATTTGTTGCGATACTATTGTATTTCTTTCAAGACAAACGTTGATGGCCAATGAAAATAATCATGCCAAAGTTATCATTGACGAGATGCTAGATGAGGCTTATCTCCATCCTTCTACATTTTCTCTTTCAGATAAAATTATTGAGTACGCTAGAAAGATGTGGAACGAAGATGATTTTAATTTCTGTGTAAAAGTGGATGTTCATGTTTTTGTTTATGATCTTCCTCCACAACACGATTCTGACATTGATGGTGACGTTGATAGTGAAGATTATATGGATAATATGACTATTAATTCCGTGGCGGCAAGCGAGCAATCCATTGAAAGATTGGAGAAAGTTTTGATTAAAGATGATCAAATTGTATGTTCTATTTGCTTTGAGAATGTTCATGTTGGTTTGAAAGCTACAAAGTTACCTTGCACACACACATATCATGAAAAATGTATTATTTAG